Part of the Sorghum bicolor cultivar BTx623 chromosome 1, Sorghum_bicolor_NCBIv3, whole genome shotgun sequence genome, CTGTAAGACATAATCTGCAGCTAAACCTTTCTTGTTCTGTTAATGATCATAGGCAGGCAATAGGCTAGCCCTTGATCACATAGGAGTATGGCAATAGGCCACTCTAGTACAGTAGTTGGTAGAACCATACATCAGCCATACTTGGTAGGAGGATGATGTATGCAGTGTACTAGGAGTAGATGgggctgtacccagccatgcctTGTGTACCTTATAGTTGGTACAAGGCTTGTATATATATACCATGTATGCAATGAAGCAAAGGCAGTTCAAGTGCCACTTATTTCCTGGGTTCAGGTTTCAGCCAAGACTGAAACCGTGTGTGTGAGTGTGTGCCTGAGCTCggctcatcttctaccttgggTTAGGGGAGAGGAAGAGGGAAGGTGAGCAGGGTCTGCTTACCTGGTGCCTGTGTGCAGGTGCTAACATACTAAACACCACTATTTGTTTTAGCCATGAAATATCTTTGGCAGCATTAATCCTGGTCGAGGCAGAAATTCATACCTTAGTCTAAAAGACTATAATATGTGCCTCTCCATTAGGTTATTTACATGATACTGATTTAATAAATCATTGAACAACTGATCCTTAAATACTGAATGAATATGATGTTAGTCACAACCGTAAGTATGTTAATTGATATGgtcaatgttaagtaataaatgtggAGGCATGCTCTCCTAGAGCCTGTACAtgtatttaattatttatgTTCATATAATTTTGCTTTGCTAAATGTTTCCGTGCATAATTGTAATTAATTAAAAATTTCATGTTTTCTATAAAATCGCTAAATGAAATAGATTTCGCTATATTCTGCTATAGCTTTTGAAGGAGCCCACCGCTAAATATCTTAGCCCACGATTTAAAACATTGCATTCAATCAATATAGATATGGTTAATTACATTCACATTCAAAATATATTGATTTCACTGTAATTTAAGAATTTTTGGCAATGCTACTTGAAGAAATATAGTCAGAGGTGTGACAATATCCTAAATGACCAAGTAAATAGGAAGAGAGTTGTTATAAAAGTAGCTCATTAGGAGATAGCTAGGCAAAGTCGGATTGGAGGGAGACTAGAGTATTGGGGGATCTGGGATTAATTCTTGTTCAttgctttctttccttgataCATCTCCCTTTATGTAGAGAGGATTATTGGTCCCCTAGGAAGGCTCAATCAAATCCTAACAAATCATATCCAGTCCTGTTTCTAATTGACCAAAATCTAATCATATCTCCAATTGATCCAATCCCTCTAATTAATATTATGGGCCCCTGGCCCCCTAGCTGATGCCCCATAACAAGGTTATCATGCATGAAAAGGAATtatcaaaattggtttcactatTCCATACCTTCAGAAATTCAGCAACTTTAGCAGCCCACTGTTGTTGTTCAAAAGAACTTGAATTTCCATTCCATAAAAACATCGAGTTTTTAGTTTGCAAAACAAAACAATCCGTGGAACTCAAGGATGTTGGGACCTAGAAAGTCAAATAACAATTAGTTCAAGGGAGCAAAAGGTTGGACTCTTTTAAGTTATTTAAAGTGCAGGCCATAATGAGAACATAGTGATTCCATCCAGCATTTGTTCCATACTTCATTTCCCCATAGCTTAGGATTTTGAGCAAACCCATAGATGCATAAGACTTGATATGCTATAAGAGCAAAAGTTCTTGAGCTCGAGACTTAGTAAAATCAACCTAACTTATAAAATTGCTATGGCCCATTTTTAATATGCGCCATAGGTAATGGATGATAGGCATGACAGATATTGCTTAGGTATTATTGCCTACTTTTTCTCATTAACTTAAGATGTTCATGATGCTTATGTGAATGGAAGTCAATATATTTCTAAGAACAGGTAGAGGTAAGAAATACCGCATCAACTTGAAGTGTTTTATTGTTATGAACTGCTGTTCCAGAAATTCGAATGAGAGCAACGCCATCAGCACAATATGTTTCATCTTTCAGAcccttctcttctacaaatttcTTATAACCAGAACTAGTACCACCCTGCATGATTTGACAAATACATTCTGGTAATTTCTGGAGTAATGTTACAAAACATTTTTCATTTCTATCGAATGCTCCAATATGAGTTCTTTGTAGACCAGCACACATTTATCATTAACTCACTATACATGACATAATCACAGTGAGCATCATACCTTAAGAATAACCATTGGTTGGAAAAGAGCAACAAATTGTGGTGGCTCTTTTCCTTGATAAATACGACCCTACAATAACACAAATAAAATACAGAACTCATCCATAGGAAATATTTGATgcataataaaaaaaattcaaaatatgAATACAGTACCAGGACAGGTCTTCCTTTCAAAGAATTCCAAGTTGTATTAGCTATTTGAAAAACCGCCTCTTGATCTTCCTATGTAAAATAAACAAAGAGTAACTTCATAGATATATCACAGCACAGTGCATGGGCACTGAGTCCACCATGAACCCTTGTATATGTTAAGTACATCAAGGCTCATATAGTCATATATTAATTATAGGACACACAAATGTGTAAGGACCATCATTATTTTAAACAAACGTGTGCAATAATAGCTTCTATTTTGATGTGAGAAGAATTCATGACAAACAGCTTTACAGATAAGCTTAATAAGAAGGTTTCAGTGTCACAATTTGACCATGACAAGCAAAATAAGAAATATGCATTCCAATAATGGGGGTCCATGGAAGATGCAAAGCAAGAAAGTTCAGTGCACTACATCTTATAAGCATGTACATATTTAAATGACAATTACCTGTACACTATTTTTCCCAATCCAATAAGTTAGATAGAACTCTTCTTTTTTGTCAGCAGAATGATAAGTGTAGAGAACAACATAACAGTCTCCACTGTAGAATTTTCCAAGTTCTTCCTTTGGAAGAGCAGTCTTCACACTGCCATTAACACACCAAACCTGAAATATGCACAGCTTGCTTGTGATTTCATTTCTACACTGCATTCACTATTGTACTTGGTAGGAAAATGTGAATAAGTTCAGCGAAACCTCAAGCTTTCCaccgccatctagcaaaggagGAACTTCGTCATTTACTGGTGCACTAGTTTTTGTGATTCCTTTGACATCGACACCTTTCTGCTTCAACATTGCTGATAAAACATATAGATGTTAACAGTGAATGACAAAAGGTCATTTGTTAAAATACCAATAAATAAGTATTGTACCTGTAACTTTCACTCGGCCTTCCTCTGTGCTGGCACTCCCTGCTGTGGTACTTACTGGCCATGACTCAAACTTAGACTTAAATGTATGATTCTCATAACCTTGAATAACTTGAGTTATTCTTGCTGTCTTTGGTCTATTTTCTTTAATAATGAATTTCTACAGGAGGTAAATTTTAGATAGGATATATTTTGAACAAGGCAACAAACAATAAAGTTGGGCTGTAGTTTTACCTCAACTGCCGCACTGGCAGCTTTCCTCTCCTCTACCTGTGTTACCCGACCAACCCACACAAATAGCTCAGCCCCACAGTCAAGTAAAAAGCATTTGGTGTTCTCCAGAACTGATTTTGTAAGTGCAGTGTCTTCTAACTTCAGTTGACCGTTAGTGATACTGCAAACATAACAATTAACAGCATACAATAAAACTACTCGATTATTAAAAAATAAAGAAGAGCAGCTGAAGATTAGTGAGGTGAACAatatagcacacatacacaggCCAGTCACACCTGAAGATAAAGTAATAGGCTTTGTGAACCAAGCAGAGTCTCGAAGTATGCTGCGCAATGGTAAAGTTCTACGACCTATAAGCACTCTCAAACCAACTAACTAATACGTACTGAATTGCCGAAAAGAATTCATTTGTAATCAGGAAAGGAACTTCTGTAGAAGTGAGCTGTGAATTCAGCAGAACATATTGGATTGCTAATTTTGATTCTAGCATTAAAAAATGTGTTTATCAGAAAGTTGCAAGTGGTGACTGTCACCCATGCATAACttttaaaaaaatcagaaaaatATAAATGTGTGAATGCTTGAATAGGTATGGTGAGCCCACGTAAAAACCAGGCCACTCATAGGTGTTAAGAACAAGTGTCGATAATTAAAATCAGAAGATCAAATATAACTAACTGTACACTCATAAAAAGGACATACCTGAAAAGCTTTGGTGCTGTAGTTTCAAGaacaacgtcatcatcacttaTTGTTTTTTTCCCTATTGGCGCAAAACCTCCAAAAAGGACCCAGAATTCTCCCGAATCTGATTCTGCTTGCAGTTTCCCATCATCTATTATTAAggcaaaaaaaaagatataagTGTGTGTGAACTTGCTGACTTTTTTACATGTATGTATGAAATGAAATTTGTATCATTCTCATCTCACCAACAATTGCAACAGCACACACTCCATCATGGTATTTCTCCTTTAAATGTTGGATCACTTCCAACGCCTTGGCTCTTTCTTGAATGTTGGAGTTTGCGCCGTTGAATTGGTATATTTTATTTTCAGTATCCAAGATAAAGACATCATCATGGTTCAATGATGAACGAGCAAAGGGAACCTGAGTAAAGAAGTCATCATTAGGATATTGACTTAAATAGTTCATGAAACATATACTGTAGGAAGCAAGGAGGTGGAACACCAATTAATGCACCTCTTTAACTCTGATAGCTCTCTTCCCTTTGCAAATATATAGCCGTACTTCAAACTTGTCCACCTCTGGCTTTTTAAACCCAGAAGCAAAACCACCCTCCATGGGTATGATGCAGGGTTTAAAATAGGAAAGGAATTTATCAGACTCGTAGCACTGTGGTTCCCTGTGCTGTACCGCACGACCCCCAAGCATGCTGTCAAGTTCAACCGTCTTAATCGCGGCAGTTCCAGCTTCATCCTGCGTAAAAACAACAGCAATTTCGAGAAGTGGGCATATGAAATGTCATTTGTAGCATAGAGAAATCTAAGGTGGTGGTACAGAAATTAAAATCTACCTGGCTAGAATCTTTCCCGATCCAGAAATGGATGTCAAAGATATAAGCACCTCCTTTACAGGTGGTCTAAAAAAAGGGGGCAGATGCATTACTAAAAATACAATTTCTGTAGGGAAATAGAATGGTGCCTCTGGAAAAAGGAAGGGTTAAAAGCATTTACCTGCAGAACTATATACGAATCTCCACAGTAGAATTTGCCATAATCTGATTTTGGCAAAGCGACTGGCTTGAAATCCTCGATCCTCCATATTTCTGTTCCTCTGTGTTTAAGTTAAGGGGCGCATACCCAACATAAAGAGAATACAGAAGCATTGCGTTGAATGAAAAATAGCTAAAACACGCCCAGTAAGGATACGGTTTATGGCCAGCTCCTTGAAATGCGGGCTCGAGCACCACTTTTGCATTCGACATTGTGCAGGGATGGATATATGTTACTTGGACACTACAGAGAGGCTCCCACCACCCGATGGACAACAGTCAATAGAACACTAGAAACTCATGTGCTGCATGCAAGAGTGCACCTAGAAGAAAATGTAAACCATTAGAGACAAGAGAAACCACCAGAAGTTTCAGATATAAACAGAATGCATACAAAGTAATGTTTGCAAAGAATAGATTTGCTCTCAGTTTTACGTTATCACGGAAACCAAAACGCATGCCTGGCTGGTCTTTTTTTCCCTATATTTTTATCACACATCACATCCAAATTCATCCCCGATCGAGCACTCACGGATGGAGCGCTAACGATGGATCGATCGATCCAACAAGCGAACACCGACCGCAGACAGACAGCTTAACTGAAGGCCGATCTGATCGCATCGCAGTCACGTACGCATCCACGGCAAGGGCAGATCAATTCAACCCGCGGGATCGTTAGATCCTGCTCCCTTCATCtttaattataagtcattttaaaaaatttggagactcaaaatattttaagtttaactaaaattataaaaaaaattataaaatttataAGATTAAGTAAATATACTATGAAAAATATAGTTAGAATATTTAATTTGTATCatgttatcatataaatttggtttaCTCTTTGAGATTTTTAGAATAACTGGGATCGAaacaagccttgtttagttcccaaaaaattttgcaaaatttttcagattccccatcacatcgaatctttaaactcatgcatggagtattaaatataaacaaaaataaaaactaattagacagtttgatcgaaattgacgagacgaattttttgagtctaattaattcataaatacaaacgaaagtgctacagtgtcgattttgcaaaaatttttggaactaaacaaggcccaaagggAGGGAGGAAAGGGAAAAAGGAAATGCAGAACCGTGGGATCATATGAGGAGGCCGTCGATCGAGCGGGTACCTGCTAGACGTGTAACGCCGGTCGCCGATCGATCGATGGAAGCGGAGCGGAGCGGGGGGTGTAGCCTCGAGCCAGAGAGGGGAGGAAGGTGGCAGGCGAGCGGCGACGGGAAGGGGACGAGACGACCGATCGATCCCAGTGTGTCTCCGAGGCGACGTAGGAATGGGGCGGATTCGATGGGGGTGGTGGAAGTGGAATGGATGGATGTTACTACTACGCGACGCCGCGGCTTTTGCGGTTGCCTGATTTTAGAAATGGACCCCCTATTTATACGGGCGCGCGCGCGGCGATCTGCCTGCGCCCTATACGTGCGGTGCGGCAGCGACGGGGGAGGGACGGATGGTCGGTGGCTGCTAGGAAAAGGTGCGATCGAGCTCGGAGTACGAGAGGGGACAACGGAGAACGGACGTCGTTGCTACTGGCTGCCTGCGGCGTTCGTCACCACGAGTGTCCGGCCAGGGCCgcgctactgctactgctagtgGTAGTGGCATTAGCATTGCTCGCCCGGCCAGCAGAGGTACGGTACGGCCGCCGGTGACTGACAAGATTCGGTCTCGTAGCGAGCGCCGTATGGTAGGTACGGTGGTGAGCTAGGCCGGCCATCAGCATCAGGGTCCAGCTGCGGTCCGCATGATGCGGCCGATAATTGCGAGCTTTCGGTCGAGATGCATGGGAAGCTGCAGTGATCGTGGATGTGATGCACACAGCGCACACGCACTCATCATTTCGACAGCTACGGTAACAACGTACGGGTTCACGCACGGGGGGCGCCACCtgacctgacgcttccccaccaccGCCCATCAGCCCATCCAACTAGACTGTGAACATGGGCTGTCCTACCCGGCCAGGCCCAATCAGTGTACCAGGTAGGCTTGGGCTCTAAATCATAAACAAATAGaaaaaagatttgatgtgacaggaaattttgaaaagttttttatttttggggtgaactaaggtcttatttagatgcgaaaatattttcgatttcgctactatagcactttcgtttgtttgtggcaaatattgtctaatcatggactaactaggatcaaaagattcatctcgcgatttacagttaaactgtgtaattagtttttatttttgtctatatttaatgcttcatgcatgtatcgAAAGATTAGGTGTGACagagaattttaaaaactttttagtttttgaggtgaactaaataaggcctaaacaagacctaattttGTATAATAAAATGTAAAATGAACCTCTTTATTGTGTTCCTCTCCTCGGAATAGTAAAAGAATAGACATATATGgagtgtttcatttgaagtccaGACGAAGGAGTTACGCTTTTCAAAAAAAGTTGCAACCGAAGTTGTG contains:
- the LOC8082628 gene encoding villin-2; amino-acid sequence: MSNAKVVLEPAFQGAGHKPGTEIWRIEDFKPVALPKSDYGKFYCGDSYIVLQTTCKGGAYIFDIHFWIGKDSSQDEAGTAAIKTVELDSMLGGRAVQHREPQCYESDKFLSYFKPCIIPMEGGFASGFKKPEVDKFEVRLYICKGKRAIRVKEVPFARSSLNHDDVFILDTENKIYQFNGANSNIQERAKALEVIQHLKEKYHDGVCAVAIVDDGKLQAESDSGEFWVLFGGFAPIGKKTISDDDVVLETTAPKLFSITNGQLKLEDTALTKSVLENTKCFLLDCGAELFVWVGRVTQVEERKAASAAVEKFIIKENRPKTARITQVIQGYENHTFKSKFESWPVSTTAGSASTEEGRVKVTAMLKQKGVDVKGITKTSAPVNDEVPPLLDGGGKLEVWCVNGSVKTALPKEELGKFYSGDCYVVLYTYHSADKKEEFYLTYWIGKNSVQEDQEAVFQIANTTWNSLKGRPVLGRIYQGKEPPQFVALFQPMVILKGGTSSGYKKFVEEKGLKDETYCADGVALIRISGTAVHNNKTLQVDAVPTSLSSTDCFVLQTKNSMFLWNGNSSSFEQQQWAAKVAEFLKTGVAVKHCKEGTESSIFWSSIGGKQSYTSKSAAPDAVIREPHLYTFSLRNGKLEVTEVFNFSQDDLLTEDTMILDTHGEVFVWMGQCVETKEKQKAFDIGQKYVQHAVAFEGISPDVPLYKVNEGNEPCFFRTYFSWDNTRSVIHGNSFEKKLSVLFGMRSEGGNKGASGDGGPTQRASALAALSSALNTSSQGKQSDERPTSSSGDSEHTQRASAMAALSSSLNTSSKPQGSQRAAAVAALSNVLTAEGSHSPRHSRRSSPTADAEKTELAPASPHQLETGSEEVRTEPDVSQEQTANENGGQTTFSYERLISKSTDPVSGIDYKRRETYLVDSEFETVFGMTREEFYGQPRWKQELQKKKADLF